From Alienimonas californiensis, a single genomic window includes:
- a CDS encoding trypsin-like peptidase domain-containing protein, which produces MPLFVAAAALSLASAGPPADAGPDPLAADQAATPEQPVVPNRLSHPERTAAFAGQGEGDVKLIWFTMTNCGPCQTIRPFIERMHADGLPIFKVDLNSRPDLAQRFGVNSAPTFLLEVNGEEVHRSSGVPGGDGYGVAQRLRTRLTSAMTANAAEIARAERSRQPERLPETPRRPAEPSDVPLQLTGGREQGAAESDRGLFDWLKFKKSQEESDGPKTIDDPFADADPSGFASADEPGAAPAAPSGGYERTAAVDAPPVSPERDPMKTVARIQVFDDAGLNYGSGTVIASRPGRAIVLTCGHIFRSHQPGGRIEVETFADGAPHAWPATLIGFDEKSDVGLLAVQCPTTVPASALAPPGVFPGDKVVSVGCDGGKEPTRQGHRVQRVPACVGPKNFSCTGQPQLGRSGGGCFDGAGRLMGVVWSRSEDPPEGIYTAIEPINALLDQHGLTALKPPPAGSTPGEAPAASPESGFDSPGAAAAAPQFAGAEAVDAEDGAATDNPAAEVWMDALFEEGAPTAAPARTAAVDPSAAAARPAATRESSAAVADVLGAAGGSEITCIIRPLGPEGGPTRIVVINQATQRTLALLQGDAAGGAVETSLYQPTAAQAASAPEAPVAPLRLGNGIVRTHGDAPASFCRPVVCRPRRIRR; this is translated from the coding sequence GTGCCGCTCTTCGTGGCGGCCGCGGCGCTCTCGCTGGCCTCCGCCGGGCCGCCGGCCGACGCCGGCCCCGACCCCCTCGCCGCCGATCAGGCCGCGACGCCGGAACAGCCCGTCGTCCCGAATCGCCTCAGCCACCCCGAACGCACCGCGGCCTTCGCCGGGCAGGGCGAAGGGGACGTGAAACTGATCTGGTTCACGATGACCAACTGCGGTCCGTGCCAGACGATCCGGCCGTTTATCGAGCGGATGCACGCGGACGGCCTGCCGATCTTCAAGGTCGACCTGAACAGCCGGCCGGACCTCGCCCAGCGGTTCGGGGTGAACAGCGCCCCGACGTTTTTGTTGGAGGTGAACGGGGAGGAAGTGCATCGCAGCAGCGGGGTGCCCGGCGGCGACGGCTACGGCGTCGCCCAGCGGCTGCGGACCCGCCTCACCAGCGCCATGACCGCCAACGCCGCCGAGATTGCCCGGGCCGAACGCAGCCGCCAGCCGGAACGCCTGCCGGAGACCCCCCGCCGACCGGCCGAGCCCTCGGACGTTCCCCTCCAACTGACCGGCGGCCGGGAGCAGGGCGCCGCGGAGTCCGATCGCGGCCTCTTCGACTGGCTGAAGTTCAAGAAAAGCCAGGAGGAGTCGGACGGCCCGAAGACGATCGACGACCCGTTCGCCGACGCCGACCCGAGCGGCTTCGCCTCCGCCGACGAACCCGGCGCCGCCCCCGCGGCGCCCTCCGGCGGCTACGAACGCACCGCCGCCGTCGACGCCCCGCCGGTCTCGCCGGAGCGGGACCCGATGAAGACGGTCGCCCGCATCCAGGTGTTCGACGACGCCGGCCTGAACTACGGCAGCGGCACCGTGATCGCCAGCCGCCCGGGTCGGGCGATCGTGCTGACCTGCGGGCACATCTTCCGCAGCCATCAGCCGGGCGGGCGGATCGAGGTCGAAACCTTCGCGGACGGTGCCCCCCATGCCTGGCCGGCGACGCTGATCGGGTTCGACGAGAAAAGCGACGTCGGCCTGCTGGCGGTGCAGTGTCCGACCACGGTGCCCGCCAGCGCCCTCGCCCCGCCGGGCGTGTTCCCGGGCGACAAGGTGGTGAGCGTCGGCTGTGACGGCGGCAAGGAGCCGACCCGCCAGGGCCACCGCGTGCAGCGGGTGCCGGCCTGCGTCGGGCCGAAGAACTTCAGCTGCACCGGCCAGCCGCAGCTCGGCCGCAGCGGGGGCGGGTGCTTTGACGGGGCGGGCCGGCTTATGGGCGTGGTCTGGAGCCGCAGCGAAGACCCGCCGGAGGGCATCTACACCGCGATCGAGCCGATCAACGCCCTGCTGGACCAGCACGGTCTGACGGCCCTGAAGCCGCCCCCGGCCGGCTCCACCCCCGGCGAGGCCCCCGCCGCTTCGCCCGAGTCCGGCTTCGATTCGCCCGGCGCCGCCGCGGCCGCCCCGCAGTTCGCCGGCGCCGAGGCCGTCGACGCCGAGGACGGCGCCGCGACCGACAATCCCGCCGCGGAGGTCTGGATGGACGCGCTGTTTGAAGAGGGCGCCCCGACCGCCGCCCCGGCCCGCACCGCCGCCGTCGACCCGTCGGCCGCCGCGGCCCGCCCCGCCGCCACCCGGGAAAGCTCCGCCGCCGTCGCCGATGTGCTGGGCGCCGCGGGCGGGTCCGAGATCACCTGCATCATCCGCCCGCTGGGCCCGGAGGGCGGGCCGACGCGGATCGTGGTCATCAACCAGGCGACGCAGCGGACGCTCGCCCTGTTGCAGGGCGACGCCGCCGGCGGAGCGGTCGAGACGAGCCTGTACCAGCCGACGGCCGCGCAGGCGGCGTCGGCCCCCGAGGCGCCTGTCGCCCCGCTGCGGCTGGGCAACGGGATCGTGCGGACCCACGGCGACGCCCCGGCGTCGTTCTGCCGGCCGGTGGTTTGTCGCCCGCGGCGGATTCGCCGATAA
- a CDS encoding trans-sulfuration enzyme family protein — MADSAPHTNPPSGRDYSEYGFASRAVHTGVDKDGQYRSATTPIYPTSTFVWDDVRTNRGYDYTRSANPTRRALEENLASLCGGVDCRVTCSGMAAVDLACHLLNSGDHMIAGRDIYGGTYRLFHDVLPKRGIRVSFVNLSDPDEVAAAVSENTRALWIETPSNPLMNVHDVRALVKVAKEKGLFTIADNTFLSPALQRPIELGVDVEVHSTTKYINGHSDVIGGAVVAGSEEYAKGIAFACNALGLGGSPFDCWLTLRGVKTLGVRMKKHEENALAVAQFLFEHPAVEKVHYPGLRRHPGHELAKSQQDGFGAMLSFETAGDMRFAQNTLTGTKLVMLAESLGGIESLWQYPFLMSHASMSEEARRAGGINEHLIRLSVGIEDADDLIADIGAALEAASAKA; from the coding sequence ATGGCCGACTCCGCCCCGCACACCAACCCGCCCTCCGGGCGGGATTACTCCGAATACGGCTTCGCCAGCCGGGCGGTGCACACCGGCGTCGATAAGGACGGGCAGTACCGCAGCGCCACCACGCCGATCTACCCGACCAGCACGTTCGTCTGGGACGACGTGCGGACCAACCGCGGCTACGACTACACTCGCAGCGCCAACCCCACCCGCCGGGCGCTCGAGGAGAACCTCGCCAGCCTGTGCGGCGGCGTCGACTGCCGGGTGACCTGCAGCGGCATGGCCGCCGTCGACCTCGCCTGCCACCTGCTCAACAGCGGCGATCACATGATCGCCGGCCGGGACATCTACGGCGGCACCTACCGCCTGTTCCACGACGTCCTGCCCAAGCGGGGGATTCGCGTCTCCTTCGTGAACCTGTCCGACCCGGACGAGGTCGCCGCGGCAGTCTCCGAGAACACCCGGGCCCTCTGGATCGAAACGCCCTCCAACCCGCTGATGAACGTCCACGACGTGCGGGCGCTGGTCAAAGTGGCCAAGGAAAAGGGCCTATTCACGATCGCGGACAACACGTTCCTCTCCCCGGCCCTGCAACGGCCGATCGAACTGGGCGTGGACGTCGAGGTGCACTCCACCACGAAGTACATCAACGGGCACTCCGACGTGATCGGCGGCGCCGTGGTCGCCGGCAGCGAGGAGTACGCCAAGGGAATCGCTTTCGCCTGCAACGCCCTGGGCCTGGGCGGCAGCCCGTTCGACTGCTGGCTGACGCTGCGGGGCGTGAAGACGCTGGGCGTGCGGATGAAGAAGCACGAGGAAAACGCCCTCGCCGTCGCCCAGTTCCTGTTCGAGCACCCCGCCGTCGAGAAGGTCCACTACCCCGGCCTGCGGCGCCACCCGGGGCACGAACTGGCGAAGAGCCAGCAGGACGGCTTCGGGGCGATGCTCTCCTTCGAGACCGCCGGCGACATGCGGTTCGCCCAGAACACGCTGACCGGCACGAAGCTGGTGATGCTCGCCGAGTCGCTGGGCGGCATCGAGAGCCTGTGGCAGTACCCCTTCCTGATGAGCCACGCCAGCATGAGCGAAGAGGCCCGCCGGGCCGGGGGGATCAACGAGCATTTGATCCGGCTGTCGGTCGGGATCGAGGACGCCGACGACCTGATCGCCGACATCGGCGCGGCCCTCGAAGCGGCCAGCGCCAAGGCCTGA
- the cysK gene encoding cysteine synthase A yields the protein MPILNDNSEAIGKTPLVRINKLAAHTGATVLAKIEGRNPAYSVKCRIGANMIWDAEKRGVLKPGMKVVEPTSGNTGIALAFVCAARGYELTLCMPESMSLERRAMARSLGANLVLTPAADGMKGAISKAQEIADESGAFLPQQFENPANPEIHQKTTGPEIWEDTDGKVDIFVAGVGTGGTITGVSRYWEQERGTPLHSVAVEPETSPVISGGSPGKHKIQGIGAGFIPKNLDVSLVDEVVKVTDDESFEMAKRIAAEEGITCGISCGAAMAGAIKIAEQPQNKGKTIVVVLPDLGERYMTTPLFESFRDEPQLASAS from the coding sequence GTGCCGATCCTGAACGACAACTCCGAGGCCATCGGCAAAACGCCCCTGGTGCGGATCAACAAACTGGCCGCCCACACCGGCGCCACGGTGCTGGCCAAAATCGAGGGCCGGAACCCGGCCTACAGCGTGAAGTGCCGGATCGGCGCCAACATGATCTGGGACGCCGAGAAGCGCGGCGTGCTCAAGCCGGGGATGAAGGTCGTCGAACCGACCAGCGGCAACACCGGCATCGCGTTGGCGTTCGTCTGCGCCGCCCGCGGCTACGAACTGACGCTCTGCATGCCGGAGAGCATGAGCCTCGAACGCCGGGCGATGGCCCGCTCGCTGGGGGCGAACCTCGTCCTCACCCCCGCCGCCGACGGCATGAAAGGGGCCATCAGCAAGGCCCAGGAGATCGCCGACGAATCCGGCGCTTTCCTGCCCCAACAGTTCGAGAACCCGGCCAACCCCGAGATCCACCAGAAGACCACCGGCCCGGAGATCTGGGAGGACACCGACGGCAAGGTGGACATCTTCGTCGCCGGCGTCGGCACCGGCGGCACCATCACCGGCGTGAGCCGCTACTGGGAACAGGAACGCGGCACGCCCCTGCACAGCGTCGCCGTCGAGCCGGAGACCAGCCCCGTCATCTCCGGCGGCTCCCCCGGCAAGCACAAGATTCAGGGCATCGGCGCCGGCTTCATCCCCAAGAACCTCGACGTGAGCCTCGTCGACGAGGTGGTCAAGGTGACCGACGACGAGAGCTTCGAGATGGCCAAGCGGATCGCCGCCGAGGAGGGCATCACCTGCGGCATCTCCTGCGGCGCCGCGATGGCCGGGGCGATCAAGATCGCCGAGCAGCCTCAGAACAAGGGCAAAACGATCGTCGTCGTCCTCCCGGACCTCGGCGAGCGCTACATGACCACCCCGCTGTTCGAGTCCTTCCGCGACGAACCGCAACTCGCCAGCGCCTCCTGA
- a CDS encoding Uma2 family endonuclease has translation MNAVLQSAATAPPAWPDRLDPDAPPAALPRMTREEYLAFDNAAVRTRYEWVDGKVRLMTGGTFNHALVGMNLVAILNAALRPLRHQGGPSLAALGQTMRTRIPDGPYYYPDAVAGPIPPVLEDDGQNTLLDPVLIAEVLSPSTARIDRGEKRREYLRIPTLENYLIVQPNLREVLRLTRDASSPENPRWAEKRFRDEDVDLPRFGVTLPMAALYEDCTLGERIA, from the coding sequence ATGAACGCCGTTCTGCAGTCCGCCGCGACCGCCCCGCCGGCCTGGCCGGACCGCCTCGACCCCGACGCCCCCCCCGCCGCCCTGCCGCGGATGACGCGGGAGGAATACCTGGCGTTCGACAACGCGGCAGTTCGCACCCGTTACGAATGGGTCGACGGAAAGGTTCGACTGATGACCGGCGGAACGTTCAATCACGCCCTGGTCGGGATGAACCTCGTGGCCATTCTGAACGCCGCTCTCCGCCCGCTCCGGCATCAGGGGGGACCCAGCCTCGCGGCCTTGGGGCAGACTATGCGGACGCGGATTCCGGACGGGCCGTACTACTATCCAGACGCGGTCGCGGGACCGATTCCGCCGGTTCTTGAAGACGACGGGCAGAACACGCTCCTCGATCCCGTGTTGATTGCCGAGGTCCTTTCCCCCTCCACCGCCCGCATCGACCGCGGGGAGAAGCGGCGGGAGTACCTGCGCATTCCGACGCTCGAAAACTACCTGATCGTTCAGCCGAACCTCCGCGAAGTCCTCCGCCTCACCCGCGACGCCTCGTCTCCCGAGAACCCGCGCTGGGCGGAGAAGCGGTTCCGCGACGAGGACGTCGACTTGCCGCGGTTCGGCGTGACGCTGCCGATGGCCGCGCTCTACGAAGACTGCACCCTGGGCGAGCGGATCGCCTGA